A genomic segment from Necator americanus strain Aroian chromosome III, whole genome shotgun sequence encodes:
- a CDS encoding hypothetical protein (NECATOR_CHRIII.G12737.T1) produces MRKLEWDDMGVKVDGRQLHHLRFADDIVLVTPSISQAERMLTEFDETCGCIGLQLNLQKTMFMRNGWVSDAPFTLNGTNISECTSYVYLGRELNMMNDLTPELGRRRRAAWGAYKSIEDVVKKTRNTRLRAHLFNTTVLPALTYASETWAFRKQEENAVSVIERAIERVMLGVSRFTQVRDGIRSSLLRQRSKIRDAAAFAKESKIRWAGHVMRFNDNRWTRAVSDWVPRDIKRTTGRPPTRWSDFFTKSLKEKYDALRVPRERRNHWATLARDRDKWKNYWRPLDQFEDQRESR; encoded by the coding sequence atgcgaaagttggaatgggacgacatgggagtgaaggttgatggtcggcagctacaccatttgcgctttgctgatgacatcgtactggtaacacctagcatcagccaagcggaacgaatgctgaccgaattcgacgaaacatgtggatgcatcggtcttcagctgaatctacaaaagacgatgttcatgcggaacggatgggtctcggatgccccattcacgctcaacggaacgaacatatccgaatgcaccagctacgtttatctgggtcgggaactgaacatgatgaacgacctgacccccgagctgggcaggaggagacgagcggcttggggagcgtacaagagcatcgaggatgtagtgaagaagaccaggaacacccggctccgtgctcacctcttcaacaccaccgtacttcctgctttgacctatgcttcggaaacctgggcatttcgcaagcaggaagaaaacgcggtgagcgtcattgaacgcgcaattgagagagtgatgctaggagtatcccgtttcacgcaagtgagggacgggattcgaagttctctcctacgtcagcgatcgaagattagagacgccgccgcgtttgccaaggaaagtaaaataaggtgggccggacacgtgatgcgctttaatgacaaccgttggaccagagccgtgagcgactgggttccccgcgatattaagcgcactacaggaagaccgccgacccgatggtcagatttcttcacgaagtctttgaaagaaaaatatgatgctcttcgtgtcccacgcgaaaggaggaaccactgggctactctggcacgcgatcgggacaaatggaagaattactggcgcccgctcgaccagttcgaagatcaacgggagtcaaggtga
- a CDS encoding hypothetical protein (NECATOR_CHRIII.G12738.T2), which yields MRGLEWEDMGVKVEGRHLHHLRFADDIVLITTSINQAERILAEFDDTCKKDQSSAEPRQDVHEERMGREINMMNDLTSELGRRKRAAWRAFKSIEDVVKRSKNIRVHGHLFNTTALPPLIYASETWVFLRPGGKCDQRQRTRNRKSDVGSNPLYASGKKDSKFTSTSPIEDQRGFYICQG from the exons atgcgaggattggaatgggaggacatgggagtgaaagttgaaggccggcatttacaccatcttcgtttcgctgatgacatagTTCTTATAACAacaagcatcaatcaggcaGAACGGATCctggccgaatttgatgaCACGTGTAAAAAAGATCAGTCTTCGGCTGAACCTAGACAAGATGTTCATGAGGAACGAATGG gtcgggaaatcaacatgatgaacgacctgacctccgagctgggcagaagaaaacgagcggcttggagagcattcaagagcatcgaggatgtagtaaAGAGGAGCAAGAATATCCGCGTCCATggtcacctattcaacaccaccgctCTTCCTCCTTTGatctacgcttcagaaacgtgggTTTTTTTGCGaccaggaggaaaatgcgatcagcgtcaaAGAACACGGAATAGAAAGAGCGATGTTGGGAGTAACCCGCTTTACGctagtggaaaaaaagattcgaagttcacttcTACTTCACcaatcgaagatcagagaggCTTCTACATATGCCAAGGATAG
- a CDS encoding hypothetical protein (NECATOR_CHRIII.G12738.T1) — MRGLEWEDMGVKVEGRHLHHLRFADDIVLITTSINQAERILAEFDDTCKKDQSSAEPRQDVHEERMGF, encoded by the coding sequence atgcgaggattggaatgggaggacatgggagtgaaagttgaaggccggcatttacaccatcttcgtttcgctgatgacatagTTCTTATAACAacaagcatcaatcaggcaGAACGGATCctggccgaatttgatgaCACGTGTAAAAAAGATCAGTCTTCGGCTGAACCTAGACAAGATGTTCATGAGGAACGAATGGGTTTCTGA
- a CDS encoding hypothetical protein (NECATOR_CHRIII.G12739.T1): METPNDSGTKMLSYSTLDLHNKYLEKADDDFFYHFGFGTKNVHIPKLFGDTKFICTGGSPTRMKLYAEWFSKECGLQCSENLSRSDRFVLYKTGKVVWVNHGIGAPSLSTILVEMLKIMHHAKAEDVTFIRLGTSGGVGVEPGTVVVTTAAMNGELTDKYNQWIDGTKVERDTRLDEDLRKKLLAVAAEKKIPVEAGLTLCADDFYEGQMRLDGFFCEYDPEEKLGFLKKIYEKGVRNIEMESTCFASMTYRAGVKAAIVCVTLLNRMKSDQVKIRQDQYMEFEERPFRLVTAFIRKQLGY; this comes from the exons ATGGAAACACCTAACGATTCAGGAACAAAAATGCTCTCCTATTCAACTCTTGACCTTCATAACAAGTATCTGGAGAAAGCCGatgatgattttttctatcatttcgGATTCGGGACGAAAAATGTGCATATCCCTAAATTGTTTGGAGATACTAag TTTATCTGCACTGGCGGTTCACCAACGAGAATGAAACTATACGCTGAGTGGTTCTCGAAAGAATGCGGTCTCCAATGCAGCGAAAATCTTTCAAGAAGTGATCGTTTTGTTCTGTACAAAACTGGCAAAGTGGTGTGGGTTAAT cacggCATAGGAGCTCCATCGCTAAGTACCATTCTCGTTGAAATGTTAAAAATTATGCATCACGCTAAAGCAGAAGATGTTAC ATTTATTCGTCTTGGAACTTCTGGTGGCGTTGGCGTTGAGCCAGGCACAGTCGTCGTTACCACGGCCGCAATGAATGGTGAACTTACTGATAAATACAATCAATGGATTGACGGAACAAAG GTAGAGCGCGATACCCGGCTTGACGAAGATCTTCGCAAAAAACTTCTAGCAgtagctgcagaaaagaaaatccctgTAGAAGCTGGTCTTACTCTATGTGCTGATGATTTTTACGAAG GCCAAATGCGTCTTGACGGCTTCTTTTGCGAGTATGACCCGGAAGAGAAACTTGGCTTCCTTAAGAAGATCTATGAAAAAGGTGTACGAAACATTGAAATGGAATCCACGTGCTTTGCGTCAATGACATATCGTGCTGGTGTAAAAG CGGCGATTGTCTGTGTGACACTGCTGAATCGCATGAAGAGTGACCAAGTGAAGATTAGGCAAGATCAATACATGGAATTTGAGGAACGACCTTTCCGTTTGGTCACTGCATTTATTAGAAAACAACTTGGATACTGA
- a CDS encoding hypothetical protein (NECATOR_CHRIII.G12740.T2), translating to MWVSSRLCTGIRVDGVPARRRTLLHRIWNRDKRIALYKLSQKIEKVGQSYVERRFASAKIRAIASDDNIRSLTMTSGGGHGGGGHGGGGHGGGGHGGGGHGGGGHGGGGHGGGGHGGGGHGGGGHGGGGPGHGGPGHGGPGHGGPGHGGPGHGGPGHHHGGHDHHHSFGSHGSGSSGSSFDLLGFRRRPQYSWPSYYYSNYQTSPYYSYYQPYQSNPYYQSTYYQRAAYTCEVQRLASWSGTRQVWYCVCSGSPSYQYDRCNHPYYG from the exons ATGTGGGTCTCTTCGAGACTTTGCacaggaatcagggtggacggagtGCCAGCTCGTCGAAGAACTCTGTTACATAG gatatggaatagagACAAACGGATTGCTCTGtacaagctctcgcagaagatcgaaaaggttgggcagagctatgttgaAAGACGATTCGCCTCGGCGAAAATCCGGGCAATCGCGTCAGACGATAATATAAGGTCGCTGACTATGACAA GTGGAGGTGGACATGGTGGAGGTGGACATGGTGGAGGTGGACATGGCGGAGGTGGACATGGTGGAGGTGGACATGGCGGAGGTGGACATGGCGGAGGTGGACATGGCGGAGGTGGACATGGTGGAGGTGGACACGGTGGAGGTGGACATGGTGgaggtggacccggtcatggTGGGCCCGGTCATGGTGGGCCCGGTCATGGTGGGCCCGGTCATGGTGGACCCGGACatggtggacccggtcatcatcacggtggtcacgatcatcatCACAG cttCGGTTCCCATGGCTCTGGTTCATCAGGTTCTTCGTTTG ATCTTCTTGGTTTTCGACGGCGACCGCAGTATTCATGGCCATCGTACTACTATTCCAACTATCAAACGTCACCGTACTATTCCTATTATCAGCCCTACCAGTCCAACCCTTATTATCAATCAACATACTATCAGAGAGCAGCTTATACGTGTGAAG TTCAACGATTAGCGAGCTGGAGCGGAACTCGACAGGTGTGGTACTGTGTGTGCAGTGGTTCACCTTCCTACCAATACGATAGATGTAATCATCCATACTATGGATGA
- a CDS encoding hypothetical protein (NECATOR_CHRIII.G12740.T1), with amino-acid sequence MIRCFVIILVLVAIEGPALARSGGGGGGGHGGGGHGGGGHGGGGHGGGGHGGGGHGGGGHGGGGHGGGGHGGGGHGGGGPGHGGPGHGGPGHGGPGHGGPGHGGPGHHHGGHDHHHSFGSHGSGSSGSSFDLLGFRRRPQYSWPSYYYSNYQTSPYYSYYQPYQSNPYYQSTYYQRAAYTCEVQRLASWSGTRQVWYCVCSGSPSYQYDRCNHPYYG; translated from the exons ATGATTCGTTGCTTCGTTATCATCCTGGTGTTGGTCGCCATCGAAG GGCCTGCATTGGCAAGAAGTGGAGGAGGAG GTGGAGGTGGACATGGTGGAGGTGGACATGGTGGAGGTGGACATGGCGGAGGTGGACATGGTGGAGGTGGACATGGCGGAGGTGGACATGGCGGAGGTGGACATGGCGGAGGTGGACATGGTGGAGGTGGACACGGTGGAGGTGGACATGGTGgaggtggacccggtcatggTGGGCCCGGTCATGGTGGGCCCGGTCATGGTGGGCCCGGTCATGGTGGACCCGGACatggtggacccggtcatcatcacggtggtcacgatcatcatCACAG cttCGGTTCCCATGGCTCTGGTTCATCAGGTTCTTCGTTTG ATCTTCTTGGTTTTCGACGGCGACCGCAGTATTCATGGCCATCGTACTACTATTCCAACTATCAAACGTCACCGTACTATTCCTATTATCAGCCCTACCAGTCCAACCCTTATTATCAATCAACATACTATCAGAGAGCAGCTTATACGTGTGAAG TTCAACGATTAGCGAGCTGGAGCGGAACTCGACAGGTGTGGTACTGTGTGTGCAGTGGTTCACCTTCCTACCAATACGATAGATGTAATCATCCATACTATGGATGA
- a CDS encoding hypothetical protein (NECATOR_CHRIII.G12741.T2), translating into MAAANDSGTKVLSYPIFGLRNKYLEDADDDFLYHFGFGIKTVDIPKVFGDTKFVCTGGSSTRMKLYAEWFSKECGLECSENLSRTDRFVLYKTGKVIWVNHGMGSPSLSILLVEMLKIMHHAKAEDVKFIRVGTSGGVGVEPGTVVVTTGVMNGELTDKYVQWINGKKVERDTWLDEDLRKELIAVASEKKIPVEAGLTLCADDFYEGQMRLDGFFCEYKADDKFDFLNKIYEKGVRNFEMECTCFASMTYRAGVKAAIVCVAMLNRMEEDNLDTDQNAILVRPCKSYCVRTIASFFRVVASYCST; encoded by the exons ATGGCAGCAGCTAACGATTCAGGAACGAAAGTGCTCTCCTATCCGATTTTCGGCCTTCGTAACAAGTATTTGGAGGATGCCGATgatgattttctctatcatTTCGGATTTGGAATCAAAACTGTGGATATCCCTAAGGTGTTTGGAGATACTAAG TTTGTCTGCACTGGCGGTTCATCAACAAGAATGAAACTATACGCTGAGTGGTTCTCGAAGGAATGCGGTCTCGAATGCAGTGAAAATCTCTCAAGAACTGATCGTTTTGTACTGTACAAAACTGGCAAAGTGATATGGGTTAAT cacGGCATGGGAAGTCCATCACTGAGTATTTTGCTCGTTGAAATGCTAAAAATTATGCATCACGCTAAAGCAGAAGATGTCAA ATTTATTCGTGTGGGAACTTCTGGAGGAGTTGGGGTTGAGCCAGGTACAGTAGTCGTTACCACAGGCGTAATGAATGGTGAACTTACCGATAAATACGTTCAATGgataaacggaaaaaaa GTAGAGCGCGATACCTGGCTTGACGAAGATCTTCGCAAAGAACTCATAGCAGTagcttcagaaaagaaaatccctgTAGAAGCTGGTCTTACTCTTTGTGCTGATGATTTTTACGAAG GCCAGATGCGTCTTGACGGGTTCTTTTGCGAATATAAAGCAGATGACAAATTTGATTTCCTTAACAAGATATATGAGAAAGGTGTGCGAAACTTTGAAATGGAATGCACATGTTTTGCGTCAATGACATATCGTGCTGGTGTGAAAG CGGCGATTGTCTGTGTGGCGATGCTGAATCGCATGGAAG AAGACAACTTGGATACTGATCAGAACGCAAT ACTAGTGCGACCATGCAAAAGCTACTGTGTCCGAACCATTGCTTCGTTCTTCCGTGTCGTCGCGTCGTACTGCTCCACATAA
- a CDS encoding hypothetical protein (NECATOR_CHRIII.G12741.T1) → MAAANDSGTKVLSYPIFGLRNKYLEDADDDFLYHFGFGIKTVDIPKVFGDTKFSKYQKGSRDQMGGFITIFEFVCTGGSSTRMKLYAEWFSKECGLECSENLSRTDRFVLYKTGKVIWVNHGMGSPSLSILLVEMLKIMHHAKAEDVKFIRVGTSGGVGVEPGTVVVTTGVMNGELTDKYVQWINGKKVERDTWLDEDLRKELIAVASEKKIPVEAGLTLCADDFYEGQMRLDGFFCEYKADDKFDFLNKIYEKGVRNFEMECTCFASMTYRAGVKAAIVCVAMLNRMEGDQVNIEHDQYIEYEERPFRVVTALIRRQLGY, encoded by the exons ATGGCAGCAGCTAACGATTCAGGAACGAAAGTGCTCTCCTATCCGATTTTCGGCCTTCGTAACAAGTATTTGGAGGATGCCGATgatgattttctctatcatTTCGGATTTGGAATCAAAACTGTGGATATCCCTAAGGTGTTTGGAGATACTAAG TTCAGCAAATATCAAAAAGGATCACGGGATCAGATGGGAGGTTTCATTACTATTTTTGag TTTGTCTGCACTGGCGGTTCATCAACAAGAATGAAACTATACGCTGAGTGGTTCTCGAAGGAATGCGGTCTCGAATGCAGTGAAAATCTCTCAAGAACTGATCGTTTTGTACTGTACAAAACTGGCAAAGTGATATGGGTTAAT cacGGCATGGGAAGTCCATCACTGAGTATTTTGCTCGTTGAAATGCTAAAAATTATGCATCACGCTAAAGCAGAAGATGTCAA ATTTATTCGTGTGGGAACTTCTGGAGGAGTTGGGGTTGAGCCAGGTACAGTAGTCGTTACCACAGGCGTAATGAATGGTGAACTTACCGATAAATACGTTCAATGgataaacggaaaaaaa GTAGAGCGCGATACCTGGCTTGACGAAGATCTTCGCAAAGAACTCATAGCAGTagcttcagaaaagaaaatccctgTAGAAGCTGGTCTTACTCTTTGTGCTGATGATTTTTACGAAG GCCAGATGCGTCTTGACGGGTTCTTTTGCGAATATAAAGCAGATGACAAATTTGATTTCCTTAACAAGATATATGAGAAAGGTGTGCGAAACTTTGAAATGGAATGCACATGTTTTGCGTCAATGACATATCGTGCTGGTGTGAAAG CGGCGATTGTCTGTGTGGCGATGCTGAATCGCATGGAAGGTGATCAAGTGAATATTGAACACGATCAATACATTGAATATGAGGAACGACCTTTCCGTGTGGTCACTGCACTTATTAGAAGACAACTTGGATACTGA